In Marinimicrobium koreense, a single genomic region encodes these proteins:
- a CDS encoding group I truncated hemoglobin has translation MSLLALVLFLSACTSTGGDRTLYQALGGAEGVDAIVYDLIVRIADDERVVDRFHNVDINRFKSGLETYICSVSNGPCEYTGDSMQVVHAGHQYTDTEFNTIVELLIEAMEAQGVATPTQNRLLARLAQDYEDVVYH, from the coding sequence GTGTCTTTATTAGCGCTGGTGCTTTTCCTGAGCGCCTGCACCTCAACCGGCGGTGACCGAACCCTCTACCAGGCCCTCGGTGGCGCTGAAGGCGTGGATGCCATTGTTTACGACCTGATCGTGCGCATCGCCGACGATGAGCGGGTGGTGGACCGTTTTCACAACGTGGATATCAATCGCTTCAAAAGCGGGCTGGAAACCTATATCTGCAGCGTTTCCAATGGCCCCTGCGAATACACCGGTGATTCCATGCAGGTGGTCCACGCCGGCCACCAGTACACCGATACCGAATTCAATACCATCGTCGAGTTGTTGATCGAGGCCATGGAAGCGCAGGGTGTGGCGACGCCGACCCAGAACCGCCTGCTGGCCCGACTGGCACAGGACTACGAGGATGTGGTCTATCACTGA
- a CDS encoding GGDEF domain-containing protein, whose product MTLRTTDDDTWREKYLDALDAHDALERQADEQYQRLRRALVQLSIIADGQDRQLDELLDELRKTLRGDQALERLPELTDRLDQSVRSFENRKESADAEVLDALTALVKQLQSLGPPRELKRELNHYLNRLPMRSQKFSLFPALLQQLAELQQQALTLTREAKPGLLGRLRGERAAEPGSSESLCDEINQVLEGLMNAVNTEYMGPETLEGMMVRLKQGIPLDQLPGFLEEVRDLIMHSWLAANRVFAGYLNSVNRELADIASLIDGAANHQASQRAAGRHFSEQMAERCDSLAGSVESARNLSDLKNQVASQLGQIRESLSQYQRAEADSEPLTDQLAQLASRVQQMEHEAEENRESLRRHQHKALHDPLTQLPNREAYDERLAHEVKRWERYGHPLALAVCDVDHFKRINDQFGHQAGDRVLKVISKAIRRRLREVDFFGRYGGEEFVILMPETRAQDALQVLDDVRGALADTAFNYRKEPLQITISLGISEFREGDTADEVFGRADQALYAAKAAGRNQCQIG is encoded by the coding sequence ATGACCCTCCGAACAACGGATGACGATACTTGGCGAGAAAAGTACCTGGATGCTCTGGACGCCCACGACGCGCTTGAGCGTCAGGCCGATGAACAATACCAGCGATTGCGTCGGGCCCTGGTGCAACTGAGCATTATTGCCGATGGGCAGGACCGCCAGTTGGACGAATTGCTGGATGAGTTGCGCAAAACTCTGCGCGGCGACCAGGCGTTGGAGCGTCTGCCCGAGCTGACCGATCGGCTCGACCAGAGCGTCAGAAGTTTTGAGAACCGAAAAGAATCGGCCGATGCCGAGGTCCTCGATGCCTTGACGGCGCTGGTCAAGCAGCTGCAATCCCTGGGACCACCCCGGGAACTCAAGCGCGAACTGAACCATTACCTCAACCGGTTGCCCATGCGCAGCCAGAAGTTCTCCCTCTTCCCGGCCCTGCTCCAGCAGCTTGCGGAACTGCAGCAACAGGCACTGACCCTGACCCGCGAAGCCAAACCCGGCCTGTTGGGACGGCTGCGTGGTGAGCGGGCGGCGGAACCGGGTTCGAGTGAATCCCTGTGCGATGAGATCAATCAGGTGCTCGAAGGTCTGATGAATGCCGTGAATACCGAATACATGGGGCCTGAGACCCTGGAGGGTATGATGGTTCGCCTCAAGCAGGGCATCCCTCTGGACCAGTTGCCGGGTTTTCTCGAGGAGGTGCGGGACCTGATCATGCACTCCTGGCTGGCGGCCAACCGGGTGTTTGCCGGCTACCTCAATTCGGTCAACCGGGAGCTGGCAGACATCGCGTCTCTGATTGATGGTGCGGCCAACCACCAGGCCAGCCAGCGGGCTGCGGGTCGACACTTCTCCGAACAGATGGCCGAGCGCTGTGACTCCCTGGCGGGCAGTGTCGAATCTGCCCGGAATCTGTCGGACCTGAAAAACCAGGTGGCCTCTCAGTTGGGACAGATCCGCGAGAGCCTCAGCCAGTACCAGCGGGCCGAAGCCGACTCGGAGCCGCTCACCGACCAACTGGCCCAGCTTGCCTCCCGGGTCCAGCAGATGGAGCACGAAGCCGAGGAAAATCGGGAGAGTCTCCGTCGCCATCAACACAAGGCACTGCACGATCCCCTCACACAACTGCCCAACCGGGAAGCCTACGACGAGCGTCTGGCCCACGAGGTCAAACGCTGGGAGCGCTATGGCCACCCGTTGGCCCTGGCGGTCTGCGATGTCGATCATTTCAAGCGTATCAATGACCAGTTCGGTCATCAGGCAGGCGACCGGGTGCTCAAGGTGATCAGTAAAGCCATTCGCCGACGCCTGCGGGAGGTGGATTTCTTTGGTCGCTACGGGGGCGAAGAGTTTGTGATTCTGATGCCGGAAACCCGAGCTCAGGACGCCCTGCAGGTCCTGGATGATGTGCGCGGGGCGCTGGCGGATACGGCGTTCAATTACCGCAAAGAGCCCTTGCAGATCACCATCTCGCTGGGCATCTCTGAATTCAGGGAGGGCGATACCGCCGACGAGGTGTTCGGTCGGGCCGATCAGGCGCTCTACGCGGCCAAGGCCGCGGGTCGCAATCAGTGTCAAATCGGCTAG
- a CDS encoding methylamine utilization protein, which produces MTLIARVVVALVAWLPAAVIASSLTISVTDGGGQPLADAVVTLYADDDRPSTEAAPEAVMDQRDRQFVPQVLAVRTGTLVRFPNSDNIRHHVYSFSPAKRFELRLYHGTTAEPVQFDQPGKVALGCNIHDAMLGYIYVVDSERFGVTGPDGQWTFDALPEGDLEVQIQHPRLAEPLTRTLTITGTSRSETVALDGLQPDPRQQAPQTDLERLFDR; this is translated from the coding sequence ATGACCCTAATTGCACGGGTAGTGGTGGCGCTTGTGGCCTGGTTACCGGCGGCTGTCATCGCCTCATCGCTCACCATTTCGGTGACCGATGGCGGGGGACAGCCACTGGCGGACGCGGTGGTAACCCTCTATGCCGATGATGATCGCCCGAGCACTGAGGCGGCCCCCGAGGCGGTCATGGATCAGCGTGATCGCCAGTTCGTCCCCCAGGTGCTGGCCGTGCGTACCGGTACCCTGGTGCGCTTTCCCAACAGTGACAACATTCGTCATCATGTGTACTCCTTTTCCCCGGCCAAGCGCTTTGAGCTCAGGCTGTACCACGGCACCACCGCCGAGCCGGTGCAGTTTGATCAGCCCGGCAAGGTGGCGCTGGGCTGCAATATTCACGACGCCATGCTCGGCTACATCTATGTGGTGGACAGTGAGCGGTTTGGGGTCACCGGCCCCGATGGGCAATGGACTTTCGACGCGCTGCCGGAGGGCGACCTGGAGGTGCAGATTCAACACCCGCGCCTTGCCGAGCCGTTGACCAGAACTCTCACGATCACTGGAACGTCCCGGAGCGAGACGGTTGCACTGGATGGGTTGCAACCCGACCCCCGTCAGCAAGCGCCACAAACCGATCTCGAGCGGTTGTTTGACCGTTAA
- a CDS encoding ABC transporter ATP-binding protein, with the protein MDTDHKNTPMTPAIALRDVQFAWPGQSAPVLDIPDFSLAPGERLFLYGPSGAGKTSLLNLLAGIVLPQRGEVTLLGQSMAALSGRQRDRFRARHIGVVFQQFNLIPYLTVLANVCLAAHFARRTPEDGTPATPSDVRNHARELLCALGLPLEIAEQPASNLSVGQQQRVAVARALITRPEILLADEPSSALDSDHRDAFMEVMLRQVAETGSTLIFVSHDRSLATAFDHQQDLRELSRVSVGEEL; encoded by the coding sequence ATGGACACTGACCACAAAAACACCCCAATGACTCCGGCCATCGCCCTGCGTGATGTGCAATTTGCCTGGCCCGGCCAAAGCGCGCCCGTACTGGATATTCCGGACTTCAGTCTGGCGCCCGGTGAGCGCCTGTTTCTGTACGGTCCCTCCGGCGCGGGTAAAACCAGCCTGCTCAACCTGCTGGCGGGTATTGTCCTGCCGCAACGGGGCGAGGTGACCCTGCTCGGGCAGTCAATGGCCGCGCTTAGCGGTCGCCAACGGGACCGATTCCGGGCCCGACACATCGGGGTGGTGTTTCAACAGTTTAACCTGATTCCCTACCTGACCGTGTTGGCCAATGTGTGTCTGGCCGCGCATTTCGCCCGCCGCACACCGGAGGACGGCACCCCGGCGACCCCATCGGACGTCCGTAATCACGCCCGGGAACTGCTTTGTGCCCTGGGTTTACCCCTGGAAATCGCGGAACAGCCGGCCAGCAACCTGAGTGTCGGACAACAGCAGCGGGTGGCCGTTGCCCGGGCCCTGATTACCCGTCCGGAGATTCTGCTTGCCGACGAACCCAGCTCGGCTCTGGACAGTGACCACCGGGACGCCTTTATGGAGGTGATGCTCCGCCAGGTGGCTGAAACCGGCAGCACCCTGATATTTGTCAGCCACGATCGCTCCCTGGCGACCGCGTTCGACCACCAGCAGGATCTGCGCGAGCTGTCCCGGGTATCCGTCGGGGAGGAGCTTTGA
- a CDS encoding CobW family GTP-binding protein, which produces MTTAVPTNIITGFLGVGKTTAIQHLLRHKPAGETWAVLVNEFGEVGIDGALLRDGGARVREVPGGCICCVAGLPMTVALNQLLGRERPDRLLIEPTGLGHPAQIMSTLTGPFYQQVLDVRATVTLVDPRKLADSRYTDNEHFQDQIAIADVLIANKQDLCAQSDWTRWEALAAGASPPKALVERVRQGAIDPAWLECPRSERPLHHPHLHQNNPLKAPTAPVETLAFLPDGEVMARRVNQGQGHFSVGWVFTPDWEFDYDRLFSWLNGLSVARVKAVMITGDGIFSFNGQDDVVSVSELDETPDSRIELIDDKPIDADDVERTLKSLVA; this is translated from the coding sequence ATGACCACCGCAGTGCCCACCAATATCATCACCGGCTTTCTTGGGGTGGGTAAAACTACCGCCATTCAGCACCTGTTGCGCCACAAACCGGCCGGGGAAACCTGGGCGGTGCTGGTCAATGAGTTTGGCGAAGTCGGCATTGACGGTGCCCTGCTACGCGACGGCGGCGCCCGGGTGCGGGAGGTGCCCGGCGGTTGTATCTGCTGCGTGGCGGGACTGCCCATGACCGTGGCGCTCAATCAACTGTTGGGGCGGGAGCGCCCGGACCGGCTGTTGATAGAACCCACTGGCCTGGGACATCCGGCCCAGATCATGTCGACACTGACCGGCCCCTTTTACCAGCAGGTACTGGACGTGCGGGCGACGGTGACGCTGGTGGACCCGCGTAAGCTGGCCGACAGCCGCTACACCGACAACGAACACTTTCAGGATCAGATCGCCATCGCCGATGTACTGATCGCCAACAAACAGGATCTGTGCGCGCAGTCCGATTGGACGCGATGGGAGGCACTGGCGGCTGGAGCGTCACCGCCCAAGGCCTTGGTCGAGCGGGTGCGCCAGGGCGCCATTGATCCCGCCTGGTTGGAATGCCCGCGTTCGGAGCGGCCGTTACACCACCCGCACCTTCACCAGAACAACCCTCTGAAGGCGCCCACCGCGCCAGTGGAAACCCTGGCCTTTTTACCGGACGGCGAAGTCATGGCCCGGCGAGTCAATCAGGGCCAGGGGCATTTCAGCGTGGGCTGGGTGTTCACCCCGGACTGGGAATTCGACTATGACCGCCTGTTCAGTTGGCTCAATGGCTTGAGCGTTGCGCGGGTCAAAGCGGTGATGATTACCGGGGACGGTATATTCAGTTTCAATGGTCAGGACGACGTGGTCAGTGTCAGTGAGCTGGACGAAACCCCGGACAGCCGCATTGAGTTGATTGATGATAAGCCGATTGATGCGGATGACGTTGAGCGCACGTTGAAATCGCTAGTGGCGTAG
- a CDS encoding thiol:disulfide interchange protein DsbA/DsbL: MRIVLAVLAMMVSLTAVAQTPENGTDYKEGEHYETLAEPVPTSTSDKIEVVEVFAYTCGHCYNFEPLIRAWKKEQKDDVAVVQTPAMWNATMEAYARGFYTAKAMELLDEVHMAVFTAVHQEGKQFRSAEQWADFLETYGADRERVLKTFNSFGITSQVRQADARVRGYKITGTPEMVVDGKYRVSSRMTGSHSEMLRVVDHLVEQIRQGAL, from the coding sequence ATGCGCATTGTGTTAGCTGTTCTGGCGATGATGGTATCGCTGACCGCCGTCGCCCAGACCCCCGAGAACGGAACCGACTATAAAGAAGGCGAGCACTACGAGACCCTGGCCGAGCCGGTCCCCACCAGCACCTCGGACAAGATTGAAGTGGTCGAAGTCTTTGCCTATACCTGTGGCCACTGCTACAACTTCGAGCCGCTGATCCGGGCGTGGAAAAAAGAGCAGAAGGATGATGTGGCGGTCGTGCAGACTCCCGCCATGTGGAACGCCACCATGGAGGCCTATGCGCGCGGCTTCTATACCGCAAAGGCCATGGAGCTGCTGGATGAAGTGCATATGGCCGTGTTCACCGCCGTGCATCAGGAAGGCAAACAGTTCCGCAGTGCCGAGCAGTGGGCCGACTTTCTGGAGACCTATGGTGCGGATCGCGAGCGGGTACTGAAAACCTTCAACTCGTTTGGCATCACCAGTCAGGTGCGTCAGGCCGACGCCCGGGTTCGCGGTTACAAGATCACCGGCACCCCGGAAATGGTGGTCGATGGCAAGTACCGGGTCAGCTCCCGGATGACCGGCAGCCACAGTGAGATGCTGCGAGTGGTGGATCACCTGGTTGAACAGATTCGCCAGGGGGCGCTCTGA
- a CDS encoding putative bifunctional diguanylate cyclase/phosphodiesterase: MRTSYLAKVLLLLLGLVLLVELSSYTATRLVVRDTVTDNARLELQRGGEVFAELIQARAEQLSLSAEVLTDDFGFKEAVAVADAPTLVSALENHAARINADIALVADQQGDLVASTQPLSEASWNYLRRYTQVQEARTQQRSLMIDGRPYQFVISDVRAPLPLGVAGLGFEIDNRLTETLKRLTGLEISFVSLEEDGARYLSGTLSGSQRQALLGWLSESSPATETVITTEQHMTLMLPVAEQPTPLAAVLQVPLEQVMAPFARLNGQLLWIALGFSIIAALLAVLLARSVTQPVSALANVARRIAGGYYDTPVPVRSRDELGELAQGFTRMQSAIAEREQQILYQARHDQLTGLINRSQLFPELESAIEKATWSEQRFTLMVLDIDNFTRVNDALSPEMGDRVLAEVGRRLLDQAGPDDRVARLGSDEFALMLWQVGEDEVQTRAEALLEGFADNIQLDDLHLGVDINLGVVLYPNDGDQPETLLRRANLALNQGRLEQQRVSRYETGWDESHLRRLALFGEFRQALEDSQLDVYYQPKLWLDDSGSLGAEALVRWRHPEMGMINPEEFVAVAESTGQIGLLTRWVLRRAITQAANWSVPAHLSVNLSALDLLDDDLPDFVVGLLSETELPPERLCLEITESAIMREADKSLHNLERLRAQGISLSIDDFGTGYSSLSQLKKLPVSELKIDKSFILNLDQSEDDQLIVRSTIDLGHTLGLTITAEGVENQAIEKLLLALGCDRVQGFYYSKPLPHRDFLDWLSGAERLEVNA; this comes from the coding sequence ATGCGCACAAGCTACCTCGCCAAAGTCCTGTTACTGCTGCTCGGCCTGGTCCTGCTGGTCGAGCTGTCCTCCTATACCGCCACCCGACTGGTGGTACGCGACACCGTGACCGACAATGCCCGCCTCGAGTTGCAGCGTGGTGGCGAAGTGTTCGCCGAGTTGATCCAGGCCCGGGCGGAACAGTTGTCCCTGTCGGCGGAGGTGCTCACCGACGACTTCGGCTTCAAGGAGGCAGTGGCGGTGGCCGATGCCCCCACCCTGGTGTCCGCCCTGGAGAACCACGCCGCCCGGATCAATGCCGATATCGCTCTGGTAGCCGATCAGCAGGGCGACCTGGTGGCCAGCACCCAGCCTTTATCCGAGGCCAGTTGGAACTATCTACGGCGGTACACCCAGGTACAGGAAGCTCGGACCCAACAGCGCTCCCTGATGATTGATGGCCGCCCTTACCAGTTTGTCATCTCCGATGTACGCGCCCCCTTACCCCTGGGTGTGGCGGGCCTGGGCTTTGAAATCGACAATCGGCTGACGGAAACCCTCAAACGCCTGACCGGTCTGGAAATCTCGTTTGTCAGCCTGGAGGAGGACGGGGCCCGCTATCTGAGCGGCACACTGTCCGGTTCGCAGCGACAGGCACTGCTGGGCTGGTTGAGTGAAAGCTCACCGGCGACCGAAACGGTCATTACCACCGAGCAACACATGACCCTCATGCTGCCGGTGGCGGAGCAACCCACGCCCCTGGCAGCGGTGCTGCAGGTACCCCTGGAGCAGGTCATGGCGCCCTTTGCCCGGCTCAACGGCCAACTGCTGTGGATCGCCCTGGGCTTCTCCATCATTGCCGCGCTGCTGGCGGTATTGCTTGCGCGCAGCGTCACCCAGCCGGTGAGCGCGCTGGCCAACGTGGCCCGCCGTATCGCGGGGGGTTACTACGACACGCCGGTGCCGGTGCGCTCCCGGGATGAGCTCGGGGAGCTGGCCCAGGGATTCACCCGGATGCAGAGCGCCATCGCCGAACGCGAGCAACAGATTCTGTATCAGGCCCGGCACGATCAGCTCACCGGCCTGATCAATCGCAGTCAACTGTTTCCGGAGCTGGAGTCCGCGATAGAAAAAGCCACCTGGTCCGAACAGCGCTTTACCCTGATGGTGCTGGATATTGACAACTTCACCCGGGTGAACGATGCCCTGAGCCCGGAAATGGGCGACCGGGTATTGGCCGAAGTGGGGCGGCGCCTGCTCGATCAGGCCGGCCCGGACGACCGGGTCGCGCGCCTGGGCAGCGATGAATTCGCCCTGATGCTCTGGCAGGTCGGTGAGGACGAGGTGCAGACTCGGGCGGAGGCGTTGCTGGAAGGCTTTGCCGACAATATCCAGTTGGATGATCTGCATCTGGGAGTCGACATCAACCTCGGGGTGGTGCTCTATCCGAACGATGGTGACCAGCCTGAGACGCTCCTGCGCCGAGCCAACCTGGCCCTCAATCAGGGCCGCCTGGAACAACAGCGCGTTTCCCGGTATGAAACGGGCTGGGACGAATCCCATCTGCGCCGGTTGGCGTTGTTTGGTGAATTCCGCCAGGCGCTGGAAGACTCGCAGCTGGACGTCTACTACCAGCCCAAACTCTGGCTGGACGACAGCGGCTCGCTCGGCGCCGAGGCCCTGGTGCGTTGGCGGCACCCGGAGATGGGCATGATCAACCCGGAGGAGTTTGTCGCGGTGGCCGAGAGCACCGGACAGATTGGCCTGCTCACCCGCTGGGTGCTGCGCCGGGCCATCACCCAGGCCGCCAACTGGTCGGTGCCGGCGCATCTGTCGGTCAACCTGTCGGCACTGGATCTGCTCGATGATGACCTGCCCGACTTTGTCGTCGGTCTGCTGAGCGAGACCGAACTACCCCCCGAGCGCTTGTGTCTGGAAATTACCGAGAGTGCCATCATGCGCGAGGCCGACAAGAGCCTGCACAACCTGGAGCGGTTGCGGGCCCAGGGCATCAGCCTGTCGATTGATGACTTCGGCACCGGCTATTCCTCCCTGTCGCAGTTGAAAAAGCTGCCGGTCTCGGAGCTGAAAATCGACAAATCCTTTATTCTCAACCTGGACCAGAGTGAGGATGACCAGTTGATTGTCCGCTCCACCATCGACCTCGGCCACACCCTGGGCCTGACCATCACCGCCGAAGGGGTGGAGAATCAGGCGATCGAGAAGCTTTTGCTGGCCTTGGGTTGTGATCGGGTTCAGGGTTTTTATTACAGCAAACCGCTGCCGCACCGGGACTTCCTCGACTGGTTGTCCGGCGCCGAGCGTCTGGAGGTCAACGCGTGA
- a CDS encoding ABC transporter permease codes for MLTQIARASLWNRRTTVALTLLALSIGVALLLGIDHLRHQAKDSFRQTLSGTDLIVGPRGGQTNLLLYSVFQMGQPSTSLSPDAYERLAHHPMVDWAVPIALGDAVQGFPVFATHWSYFERYRYGQDQPLVFAEGRPFAAHSDDQVVLGAAAARELGYGLGDSLVVAHGSAGVSFTHHDDHPMTVVGILEPTGTPADRRVHMTLLAMEGLHGGESSDAHDDHGHAEHGTAGHDDHDHGGHAHHDHHQQHSEAPDQSMEPVPGNINAVLLGLKSRPMVFALQRELNTTRNEPMTAILPGVALTELWQLLAVAENLLYLISFLVLLATLAGMMTMLLASMGERRRELAILRTVGASGLTLVLLIELEVALITLLSLVFGTLLLMAGLALAQPWLASEFGLFIAINPMSAQTAYLMLGILGLALVMGLVPALAAYRRALAAGLNPRQ; via the coding sequence ATGTTGACTCAGATTGCCCGAGCCAGTCTCTGGAACCGTCGTACCACCGTGGCATTGACGCTATTGGCCCTGAGTATCGGTGTTGCGCTGCTTCTGGGGATCGATCATTTGCGCCATCAGGCCAAGGACAGCTTCCGGCAGACCCTCTCTGGCACCGATCTGATTGTGGGGCCACGAGGAGGCCAGACCAACCTGCTGCTCTATTCGGTGTTCCAGATGGGGCAACCCAGCACCAGCTTGAGCCCGGACGCGTATGAGCGCCTAGCGCACCACCCGATGGTGGACTGGGCGGTGCCGATCGCTCTGGGCGACGCGGTCCAGGGCTTCCCGGTGTTTGCGACTCACTGGTCCTACTTTGAGCGTTACCGCTATGGCCAGGACCAGCCTCTGGTGTTTGCCGAGGGCCGGCCTTTTGCCGCCCACAGCGATGATCAAGTGGTCCTGGGCGCCGCGGCCGCCCGCGAGCTGGGTTACGGGCTAGGGGATTCGCTGGTGGTGGCCCACGGCAGTGCCGGGGTGAGCTTCACCCACCACGATGATCATCCCATGACCGTGGTGGGCATTCTTGAACCCACCGGTACGCCCGCGGATCGGCGGGTGCATATGACATTGCTTGCCATGGAAGGCTTACATGGGGGTGAGTCATCGGATGCACACGATGATCACGGCCATGCCGAGCATGGAACGGCCGGGCACGACGACCATGACCATGGGGGTCATGCCCATCATGATCATCATCAGCAGCACTCCGAGGCACCCGACCAGTCGATGGAGCCGGTGCCGGGCAATATCAATGCGGTGCTTCTGGGCCTTAAAAGCCGGCCCATGGTCTTCGCCCTTCAGCGGGAACTGAACACCACCCGGAATGAGCCCATGACCGCGATCCTCCCCGGCGTGGCGCTGACCGAGCTCTGGCAGCTGCTGGCGGTGGCGGAGAACCTGCTGTATCTGATCAGCTTCCTGGTGTTGCTGGCGACGCTGGCGGGGATGATGACCATGCTGCTGGCGTCCATGGGGGAGCGGCGAAGGGAGCTGGCGATACTGCGCACGGTCGGTGCCAGCGGCCTGACCCTGGTGCTGCTGATCGAGCTGGAGGTTGCTCTGATCACTCTGCTCAGTCTGGTGTTCGGAACCCTGTTGCTGATGGCGGGATTGGCGCTCGCCCAGCCCTGGCTGGCCAGTGAATTCGGCTTGTTTATCGCGATTAATCCGATGAGCG
- a CDS encoding DUF3034 family protein, with protein MRVRYCVLLLMVLCGTAGADSQRSQLLATGGATTLEGAAGGGVVPMAVLSGYGTREEQGGTVTASHVSTGEYSLSVLGASWSWRNRVELSLAEQRLSHQPLSERLGVGPSSIRQRVFGAKVRLLGDLIYTRWPQLSLGVQHKKNRDFFVPSAAGARDDSGTDVYLSATKLLLGGLAGRNLLLNATARHSKANQLGLVGFGGDRNNDAEWLAEASAGVFISRHWLVGAEYRQKPDNLSFIREDDWQTAFVGWFPNKQISVVGAYVDLGEVASFPDQTGWYLSVQGSF; from the coding sequence GTGAGAGTTCGCTACTGTGTACTGCTACTGATGGTCCTGTGCGGAACCGCTGGCGCGGACAGCCAGCGTAGCCAGCTGTTGGCCACCGGTGGCGCCACCACCCTGGAAGGGGCCGCCGGCGGCGGGGTTGTACCCATGGCGGTGCTCTCCGGTTACGGTACCCGGGAAGAGCAGGGTGGCACGGTGACCGCCAGCCACGTCAGCACCGGCGAGTATTCGTTGTCGGTGCTCGGGGCGAGCTGGAGCTGGCGCAACCGGGTCGAGCTGTCTCTGGCCGAGCAGCGCCTGAGCCACCAGCCTCTGTCCGAACGATTGGGGGTCGGGCCCTCGAGCATTCGCCAGCGGGTTTTCGGGGCGAAAGTACGCCTCCTGGGTGACCTGATTTACACCCGATGGCCCCAACTGAGTCTCGGCGTTCAACACAAAAAAAATCGGGACTTTTTTGTGCCCTCGGCGGCGGGAGCCCGGGATGATTCGGGCACCGATGTATACCTGAGCGCGACCAAACTGTTGCTCGGCGGCCTGGCCGGTCGAAACCTGCTGCTCAATGCCACCGCCCGGCACAGCAAGGCCAACCAACTGGGGTTGGTGGGCTTTGGCGGCGACCGGAACAACGATGCTGAGTGGTTGGCCGAGGCCTCCGCCGGGGTGTTTATCAGCCGCCATTGGCTCGTGGGTGCCGAGTACCGGCAGAAGCCTGACAATCTGTCTTTTATCCGCGAAGATGACTGGCAGACCGCCTTTGTCGGCTGGTTTCCCAACAAACAGATCTCGGTGGTGGGCGCCTACGTCGATCTGGGTGAAGTGGCCAGCTTTCCCGACCAGACCGGCTGGTATCTGTCCGTCCAGGGGAGTTTCTGA
- a CDS encoding DUF3299 domain-containing protein, with amino-acid sequence MRRPLYLSAALIFGVLWTLNSFADSPKTIEWTDLMPEEDLRLLESMPTVDHGDLSDEELAEDPANQSLRPQDRDLAGEVENAIAQAMGDTANEGGRTWEDALVSTNTRPEFDNTEIRLPGFIVPLEFDDEMNIREFFLVPYYGACIHVPPPPPNQIIFVSYPEGFQLDALYTPFWVSGTLKLERTENDMALSVYSMDAAEIVEYTE; translated from the coding sequence ATGCGTCGTCCCCTGTACCTGAGCGCGGCATTGATATTCGGAGTCCTATGGACTCTCAATTCGTTCGCGGATTCCCCGAAAACCATCGAGTGGACCGACTTGATGCCAGAGGAGGACCTGCGCCTGCTCGAATCCATGCCCACCGTCGATCACGGCGACCTGAGCGATGAGGAGCTGGCGGAAGACCCCGCAAACCAGTCGCTTCGCCCTCAGGACCGGGATCTGGCTGGCGAGGTCGAAAATGCCATCGCCCAGGCCATGGGCGATACCGCCAATGAGGGCGGCCGCACCTGGGAAGACGCTCTGGTGTCCACCAACACCCGGCCGGAATTCGACAACACCGAGATCCGCCTGCCTGGGTTTATCGTGCCGCTGGAGTTCGACGACGAGATGAACATCCGCGAGTTCTTTCTGGTGCCGTATTACGGCGCCTGCATTCATGTGCCGCCCCCACCGCCCAATCAGATCATTTTCGTGAGCTACCCGGAGGGTTTCCAACTCGATGCACTGTACACGCCTTTCTGGGTGTCCGGGACACTGAAGCTTGAGCGCACCGAAAACGATATGGCGCTGTCGGTGTATTCGATGGATGCGGCGGAGATTGTGGAGTACACCGAATAG